The following are encoded together in the Pleurocapsa sp. FMAR1 genome:
- a CDS encoding alpha/beta hydrolase produces the protein MLISNIFMWFREVGISILVASMTVSLIPSEAKASEKIVFQYGVVTQSVSLEDLQILAETGETSSSLNFLLKVGKQNPELIRWIVRQQFPADTKQLIYNLLNTAPGEYILSQTGSFVGSKSERANVKALRGALVKSASDDNAISLIELLENYPTQQVYVNSKLLAKVKDNLSDFIE, from the coding sequence ATGCTAATTAGCAACATATTCATGTGGTTTCGAGAAGTTGGAATTAGCATCTTGGTTGCCAGTATGACTGTTTCGCTAATTCCCAGTGAAGCTAAAGCCTCCGAAAAAATTGTTTTTCAATATGGTGTAGTAACTCAATCAGTTTCCCTTGAAGATCTACAAATTCTTGCTGAGACTGGTGAAACCTCTTCCTCATTAAACTTTCTCTTAAAAGTTGGCAAACAAAATCCTGAGTTAATTCGTTGGATTGTGAGGCAGCAGTTTCCTGCCGATACGAAACAACTTATTTATAATTTACTCAATACTGCACCAGGGGAATATATTTTATCCCAAACGGGTAGCTTTGTTGGCTCTAAATCAGAGCGAGCAAATGTAAAAGCTTTGAGAGGAGCTTTGGTCAAGTCGGCTAGCGATGACAATGCGATTTCTTTAATTGAGCTATTAGAAAACTATCCTACCCAGCAAGTTTATGTTAACAGCAAATTACTAGCTAAAGTTAAAGACAACTTAAGTGACTTTATCGAATAG
- a CDS encoding NADPH-dependent FMN reductase: protein MVKIVGIVGSLRTDSYSALALQQAADRVEALGAEVDILDLKEMKLPFCDGGNEYPDYPDVDVLRDKVKAADGLILATPEYHGSVSGVLKNALDLMSFEHLSGKVTGAISVLGGQPNSNALNDLRIIVRWVHGFVIPEQIAVGQAWQAFDSEGKLKDAKLAERFDAFAQSLVDYTVKLKK from the coding sequence ATGGTAAAGATTGTTGGTATTGTAGGTAGTCTTCGCACTGATTCTTATAGTGCATTGGCATTGCAGCAAGCAGCAGATCGAGTTGAAGCTTTAGGCGCAGAAGTAGACATACTCGATCTTAAAGAAATGAAATTACCTTTCTGTGATGGTGGTAATGAATATCCAGACTATCCAGATGTAGATGTGCTGCGAGACAAAGTAAAAGCTGCGGATGGATTGATTTTGGCAACTCCTGAATATCATGGTAGCGTTAGTGGAGTTTTAAAAAATGCCTTAGATTTAATGAGCTTTGAGCATTTATCAGGCAAAGTAACTGGGGCAATAAGCGTCTTGGGAGGGCAACCCAACAGCAATGCTCTAAATGACCTAAGAATTATTGTTCGTTGGGTACATGGCTTTGTTATCCCCGAACAGATTGCAGTGGGACAAGCATGGCAAGCTTTTGACTCCGAAGGCAAATTAAAAGATGCCAAACTAGCAGAAAGATTTGATGCTTTTGCTCAAAGTTTAGTGGATTATACAGTTAAGCTAAAAAAATAA
- a CDS encoding ABC-ATPase domain-containing protein, translating to MSDRLTLNSTLLELDNASYKAYKDIKGKYQFESFTLIVDYVQGDPFASPSQMRVIIAQRVAQFPSPLYKSASREVALRDYLARQFAQVAKTSSADRGTGKSGLIAIAPLGQEVLKRSAVYINDTQLELRFIVGLPARGRKILGRQAAQMLCQDIPNLVTSLLYKSLNATAIQKHVETIEDADWLRQQLPRKNLSAFVANGAILPRRSGIDSRPLLDAIPFQSPPSLEVEFDCPNQGVIKGMGIPAGISLIVGGGYHGKSTLLKAIELGIYNHLPGDGREYVVSNPQGMKIRAEDGRSITGVDISPFINHLPQGRSTTSFITANASGSTSQAANIIEALEAGAELLLIDEDTSATNFTIRDRRMQALIAKQKEPITPFIDKVRQLYSEYNVSTILVMGGSGDYFEVADRVIALDNYLPQDVTAKAKAIAQEYPTERNAEGGTNFGNITPRIPLPASINPHRGKRDIQLKTRGVDRISFGVENIDLSVVEQIVDPGQLKAIALAIVYAKENYINQQLTIPEILQRVTQDIARSGLDIVSNFPQGDLVQFRPLELAAALNRLRSLQVKDLNNQ from the coding sequence ATGAGCGATCGCCTTACTCTCAATTCCACCTTACTTGAGCTAGATAATGCTAGCTACAAAGCCTATAAAGACATTAAAGGCAAATATCAATTTGAAAGCTTCACCCTGATTGTTGACTATGTGCAGGGAGATCCCTTTGCCTCTCCTAGCCAGATGCGGGTAATTATTGCTCAACGGGTGGCACAGTTTCCATCGCCACTGTATAAGTCTGCGAGTCGAGAAGTAGCATTAAGGGACTACTTAGCACGCCAATTTGCTCAAGTAGCCAAAACATCGAGTGCCGATCGAGGCACAGGAAAAAGCGGTTTAATTGCGATCGCACCTTTAGGACAAGAAGTATTAAAACGAAGTGCGGTATATATTAATGATACGCAGCTAGAGTTACGTTTTATTGTCGGATTGCCTGCCAGGGGCAGAAAAATCCTGGGTCGTCAAGCAGCCCAAATGCTATGTCAAGACATACCTAATCTAGTTACCTCTCTACTATATAAATCATTAAATGCTACGGCTATACAGAAGCACGTAGAAACCATCGAAGATGCAGACTGGCTGAGGCAACAGTTACCAAGAAAAAACCTGTCGGCGTTTGTGGCAAATGGCGCAATTTTACCCCGTCGTAGCGGTATAGATTCTCGTCCTTTGTTAGATGCTATTCCTTTTCAGTCTCCTCCATCACTAGAAGTAGAGTTTGATTGCCCCAATCAGGGAGTAATTAAAGGCATGGGTATTCCCGCAGGGATTAGTTTAATTGTGGGTGGTGGTTATCATGGCAAGTCTACTTTACTCAAAGCTATTGAATTGGGAATTTATAATCACCTGCCTGGAGATGGCAGAGAATATGTAGTAAGTAACCCCCAGGGAATGAAAATTCGCGCCGAAGATGGACGCAGCATTACGGGAGTTGATATCTCGCCTTTTATCAATCATTTACCTCAAGGAAGATCTACTACTAGTTTTATAACAGCCAACGCCAGTGGCAGCACTTCCCAAGCAGCAAATATCATCGAGGCTTTAGAAGCAGGTGCAGAATTACTCCTAATTGATGAAGACACATCAGCAACTAACTTTACTATTCGCGATCGCCGAATGCAGGCTTTGATTGCCAAGCAAAAAGAACCAATTACCCCGTTTATCGATAAGGTGCGTCAGCTATATAGCGAATATAATGTATCGACTATTTTAGTCATGGGTGGAAGCGGAGACTACTTCGAGGTAGCAGATCGGGTAATTGCTTTGGATAACTACTTACCTCAAGATGTAACAGCCAAAGCTAAAGCGATCGCCCAAGAATACCCGACTGAGAGAAACGCCGAAGGAGGAACAAACTTTGGCAATATTACCCCTAGAATACCTTTGCCAGCAAGTATTAATCCCCATCGGGGTAAACGAGATATACAGCTAAAAACTAGGGGAGTAGATCGAATCAGCTTTGGTGTAGAAAATATCGATCTCTCTGTCGTAGAACAAATAGTAGATCCAGGGCAGTTAAAAGCGATCGCCCTAGCAATTGTCTATGCTAAAGAAAATTACATCAATCAGCAGTTAACTATTCCTGAAATCTTACAGCGAGTTACCCAAGACATTGCAAGATCGGGATTAGATATCGTTAGTAACTTTCCTCAAGGAGATTTAGTTCAGTTTCGTCCTCTAGAGTTAGCAGCAGCCTTAAATAGATTAAGAAGCTTACAGGTTAAAGATTTAAACAATCAATAA
- a CDS encoding chloride channel protein, which translates to MKKLLANWRDSSWLASSSLDTRYALIEACLIGLFSALAAVLLKQGIGWLGGWRIQTANLYGAKIVLPLVGLILGTLAGVVIELLSPSAAGGGIPQVKAALAKYPIVLNLRTALIKTVATILIIGGGFTLGRRGPTVHIGAALGAQVSRWIPNSPTNRRQMIAAGAAAGLAAGFNTPIAGVLFVVEELMRDISGLTLETAIAASFTGAVVSRILGSADLNVPLAVLNSTRRGSFAVQEIPFYIILGILAGILGGIFNRSIIKGMKFSRGLPLPVPLRIGLAGLISGIIGAWLPPFFHDNAGLRELLIVGQFTWQTTVLIFVAQFCLVILAYSAGAPGGLFSPALVLGSALGYLVGIVEVALIGSESPYTFALAGMGAFFTAVVRVPITAIVIIFEMTADFNLVLPLMITSAVAYIVAESVSQGSLYEHLLLASGIELTEEHPQNDFMNQLTADDVMQSRVETLASNLALPEVIKTMSRSHHRGFPVLEEGKLVGIITQSDIPQDSKQTESSLLKDVMTSKPITVCPQNSLADVLYLLNRYQLSRLPVTQGSKLLGIITLSDIIKAEAKQLNCDHQPQARFEPSYVVYQTRSPAIGKGRILLPIANPKNIAPLLEIAGAIALYNQYEIECVAVICVPQHLHPAQAEVETDNYRQLMKGLETWGEKSAIAVHTQIRVATDVSEAILETIGREHIDLLIMGWKGKSTRIESIFSNLVDSLIQQAPCDLMLVKLGASAHAFPKELHLRHKWLIPTTGGDRIKKLLTILPALATLDSIPPKLQLCQVSPPDRTQLPAGDFHKAAELLRKAMKCPVMLLPISAYSVSETIVNLTKRRKYGLVILGASNEGLLQNVVKGNIPEAIARQANSTVIIFRSSGR; encoded by the coding sequence ATGAAAAAGCTGCTCGCCAACTGGCGTGACTCTTCCTGGTTAGCAAGTAGCTCTTTAGACACTCGTTACGCTCTAATTGAAGCTTGTCTAATTGGACTATTTTCTGCCTTGGCAGCAGTATTACTCAAGCAGGGTATTGGCTGGTTAGGTGGATGGCGCATTCAGACAGCCAATTTATATGGGGCAAAAATTGTCTTGCCTTTGGTGGGATTAATTTTAGGCACTTTAGCTGGAGTTGTAATCGAACTATTGTCCCCTTCGGCTGCGGGTGGCGGTATTCCTCAGGTAAAGGCTGCCTTGGCTAAGTATCCCATTGTCTTAAATCTTAGAACAGCTTTGATTAAGACTGTGGCAACTATTTTGATTATCGGCGGCGGTTTTACTTTAGGTCGTCGAGGCCCTACAGTGCATATCGGGGCTGCTTTAGGGGCGCAGGTTAGTCGCTGGATTCCCAACTCGCCTACAAACCGCCGTCAGATGATTGCAGCAGGGGCAGCAGCAGGTTTGGCAGCAGGCTTTAATACTCCTATTGCCGGGGTTTTGTTTGTCGTCGAAGAGTTGATGAGAGATATTTCTGGCTTGACTTTAGAAACAGCGATCGCAGCTTCTTTTACTGGGGCGGTTGTCTCTCGCATCTTGGGTTCTGCCGATCTTAATGTTCCTTTGGCGGTATTAAATTCTACCCGTCGTGGCAGCTTTGCTGTTCAAGAAATTCCTTTTTATATTATCTTAGGTATCCTGGCGGGTATTTTAGGTGGTATTTTTAATCGCTCGATTATCAAGGGGATGAAGTTTAGTCGTGGCTTACCTCTGCCTGTGCCTCTGCGTATTGGTTTAGCAGGATTGATTTCAGGAATAATAGGGGCTTGGCTACCACCATTTTTTCATGATAATGCGGGTTTGCGAGAATTACTGATAGTAGGTCAATTTACTTGGCAAACTACTGTATTGATATTCGTCGCCCAATTTTGTCTGGTAATTTTGGCATATAGCGCGGGTGCGCCAGGAGGCTTATTTTCCCCCGCTTTGGTTTTGGGTTCGGCATTAGGATATTTAGTCGGGATTGTGGAGGTGGCTTTGATTGGTTCAGAATCTCCCTACACTTTTGCTTTGGCTGGCATGGGAGCTTTTTTTACCGCAGTTGTCAGAGTTCCCATTACGGCAATTGTGATTATTTTTGAGATGACAGCGGATTTTAATCTAGTTTTACCTTTGATGATTACTTCAGCGGTAGCATATATAGTCGCCGAAAGTGTCTCCCAGGGTTCTTTATACGAACACTTGCTTTTAGCCAGTGGCATTGAGCTTACCGAGGAACATCCCCAAAACGACTTTATGAACCAGCTTACCGCCGATGACGTAATGCAGTCACGGGTAGAAACTTTAGCTAGTAATCTTGCTTTGCCAGAGGTAATTAAAACCATGTCGCGATCGCATCACCGTGGTTTTCCTGTGCTGGAAGAAGGTAAGCTTGTCGGCATTATTACTCAGTCAGATATTCCCCAGGATAGTAAACAAACCGAGTCTAGTTTACTTAAGGATGTTATGACTTCTAAGCCGATTACGGTATGTCCCCAAAATTCTTTGGCTGATGTTCTCTATCTGCTAAACCGCTACCAGCTATCTCGTTTACCCGTAACCCAAGGATCAAAGCTTCTAGGCATAATTACCCTCAGCGATATTATTAAAGCCGAAGCCAAACAGCTAAATTGCGATCATCAACCACAAGCCAGATTTGAACCTTCTTATGTAGTTTATCAAACCCGCTCTCCCGCCATAGGTAAAGGCAGAATTTTATTGCCAATTGCTAACCCCAAAAATATTGCGCCACTATTAGAAATTGCTGGGGCGATCGCCCTTTATAATCAATATGAAATTGAATGTGTGGCAGTTATTTGTGTTCCTCAACATCTGCATCCTGCCCAAGCTGAAGTAGAAACAGATAATTATCGTCAGTTGATGAAAGGTCTGGAAACCTGGGGCGAAAAATCAGCGATCGCCGTGCATACACAAATTCGTGTAGCTACTGACGTGAGTGAAGCAATATTAGAAACTATCGGCAGAGAACATATTGACTTACTAATAATGGGCTGGAAGGGCAAAAGTACGAGAATTGAGTCAATCTTTAGTAATTTAGTTGACTCTTTAATTCAACAAGCACCTTGCGATTTGATGTTGGTTAAACTCGGCGCGTCTGCCCATGCCTTCCCTAAAGAGCTTCATTTACGACACAAGTGGCTGATTCCGACAACTGGAGGCGATCGCATTAAAAAACTGTTGACCATTTTACCTGCTTTAGCTACCTTGGATTCTATCCCGCCCAAATTACAGCTATGCCAGGTATCTCCCCCCGATCGAACTCAACTTCCTGCTGGTGATTTTCATAAGGCTGCGGAGTTGCTTCGCAAGGCGATGAAATGCCCAGTCATGCTTTTACCAATTTCTGCCTACTCAGTATCAGAAACGATTGTTAATTTAACTAAGCGTAGAAAATATGGCTTAGTTATTTTGGGGGCAAGTAATGAAGGATTACTGCAAAATGTAGTTAAAGGCAATATCCCCGAAGCGATCGCTAGACAAGCAAATAGTACCGTAATTATTTTTCGTAGTTCAGGGCGATAA
- the proA gene encoding glutamate-5-semialdehyde dehydrogenase, whose protein sequence is MVAFEIASPLIEIAQQTRTAAGKLAVLSTEARNSALESVAQALEAAKPEILATNEKDLQAAKADNIAPALYARLKLGESKLQSAIAGVRDVAKLEDPIGVNQIHRQLDEGLILKRVTCPLGVLGIIFEARPEALIQITSLAIKSGNGVILKGGTEAINSCRILTKVIQQALKSTAIDPAAVQLLTTREEIRELLELDRYVDLIIPRGSNSFVRYVQDNTRIPVLGHADGICHLYLDKAAEINKAIKITVDAKTHYPAACNAIETLLVHQDIAAEFLPQIAKALEAEGVQLRGDEAASKIIDVRLADEHDWKTEYSDLILAIKIVDSVETAIAHINQYGSKHTDAIVTEDNQTADIFQNRVDAAGVYHNCSTRFADGFRYGFGAEVGISTQQMPPRGPVGLEGLVTYKYKVTGDGHIAATYTGTDAKPFTHRDY, encoded by the coding sequence ATGGTTGCCTTTGAGATAGCATCACCTTTAATTGAAATTGCGCAACAAACTCGCACAGCAGCAGGAAAACTAGCTGTATTATCTACAGAAGCCAGGAATTCTGCCTTAGAATCCGTGGCACAGGCTTTAGAAGCAGCCAAGCCTGAAATTTTAGCTACTAACGAAAAAGATCTACAGGCAGCAAAAGCAGATAATATTGCGCCCGCGTTGTATGCCAGACTTAAGTTAGGAGAATCTAAACTGCAATCAGCGATCGCTGGTGTGCGGGATGTAGCTAAACTAGAAGATCCGATTGGTGTGAATCAAATTCATCGCCAATTGGACGAGGGGTTGATTTTAAAACGGGTTACCTGTCCTTTAGGAGTGCTAGGAATTATTTTTGAGGCGCGTCCTGAAGCCTTGATTCAAATTACCAGTTTGGCGATTAAGTCTGGTAATGGGGTAATTTTAAAAGGCGGCACAGAAGCAATCAATTCTTGTCGGATATTAACAAAAGTAATTCAACAGGCTTTGAAATCTACGGCAATAGATCCAGCAGCAGTACAGTTATTAACTACCAGAGAAGAAATCAGAGAGCTTTTAGAGCTAGATCGATATGTAGATTTGATTATCCCCAGAGGCTCTAACTCTTTTGTGCGATACGTTCAGGATAATACTCGTATTCCTGTATTAGGTCATGCTGACGGTATTTGTCATCTGTATTTAGACAAAGCAGCAGAAATTAATAAAGCCATCAAAATTACCGTCGATGCAAAAACTCATTATCCCGCAGCCTGTAATGCGATCGAGACATTATTAGTCCATCAAGACATTGCAGCAGAGTTTTTGCCGCAAATAGCTAAAGCTTTAGAAGCAGAAGGCGTACAGCTAAGGGGAGATGAAGCAGCTAGCAAGATAATTGACGTTAGACTTGCCGATGAACACGACTGGAAAACAGAATATAGCGATTTGATTTTAGCGATTAAGATAGTTGATTCTGTAGAAACAGCGATCGCCCATATCAACCAGTATGGCTCAAAACATACTGATGCGATCGTCACGGAAGATAATCAAACCGCAGATATATTTCAAAATCGCGTCGATGCTGCTGGAGTCTATCATAACTGTTCAACCCGTTTTGCCGATGGTTTTCGCTATGGCTTTGGTGCAGAGGTTGGCATCAGCACCCAACAAATGCCTCCTCGTGGCCCTGTCGGCTTAGAAGGCTTAGTAACCTATAAATACAAGGTAACTGGCGATGGTCATATTGCAGCAACCTACACAGGCACAGATGCGAAACCTTTTACTCATCGTGATTACTAG
- the sds gene encoding solanesyl diphosphate synthase, which translates to MTSFTTSLLAPVENDLRILADNLKQLIGARHPILGAAAEHLFDAGGKRIRPAIVLLASRATMPDHEPTERHRRLAEITEMIHTASLVHDDVVDEADLRRNVETVNNLFDNKIAVLAGDFLFAQSSWYLANLDNLKVVKLLSEVIRDFAEGEILQSLNHFDTNVSIDSYLDKSYYKTASLMANSAKAAGELSDANAEVTESLYCYGRNLGLAFQIVDDILDFTGSAEVLGKPAEADLASGNLTIPVIYAMKQQPYLEILIKREFSEPDDINKALELIKNSDGIEQARQLATKHADEAAQNLSCLAPSPSKEALKELTKYVVSRIY; encoded by the coding sequence ATGACATCTTTTACTACTTCTTTACTAGCACCCGTTGAAAATGATTTACGCATCCTTGCAGACAATCTCAAGCAACTAATTGGTGCGCGTCATCCAATTTTGGGTGCTGCCGCCGAACACTTGTTTGATGCTGGAGGTAAGCGAATTAGACCAGCAATTGTCTTATTGGCTTCGCGGGCAACCATGCCAGATCACGAACCAACTGAACGTCATCGCCGTTTAGCAGAAATTACGGAAATGATTCACACGGCAAGCTTGGTACATGATGATGTGGTAGACGAGGCTGATTTGCGTCGTAACGTAGAGACAGTTAATAATTTGTTTGACAATAAAATCGCCGTGTTGGCTGGAGATTTTCTTTTTGCCCAGTCATCTTGGTATTTAGCCAATTTAGATAATTTAAAGGTAGTCAAACTTTTATCAGAGGTAATTAGAGATTTTGCCGAAGGGGAAATCTTACAGAGCCTAAATCATTTTGATACTAATGTTTCAATTGATTCTTATTTAGACAAGAGCTATTACAAAACTGCTTCCTTAATGGCTAATAGTGCCAAAGCTGCGGGAGAGTTAAGCGATGCTAATGCTGAAGTTACCGAGAGTCTTTATTGTTATGGTCGCAATTTGGGTTTGGCTTTTCAAATTGTTGATGATATTTTAGACTTTACTGGTTCGGCTGAAGTTCTTGGTAAACCAGCAGAAGCGGATTTAGCTAGCGGTAATTTAACTATTCCAGTTATCTATGCTATGAAACAGCAGCCCTATCTAGAAATTCTAATTAAAAGAGAGTTTTCTGAACCAGATGATATTAACAAAGCCTTGGAATTAATTAAAAATAGTGATGGAATTGAGCAAGCTAGACAGTTAGCAACTAAACACGCTGACGAGGCTGCTCAAAATTTAAGTTGTTTGGCTCCTTCTCCATCAAAAGAAGCACTTAAAGAGTTAACCAAATATGTGGTTAGTCGCATATATTAG
- the murI gene encoding glutamate racemase, producing the protein MKHSSWRIGLFDSGVGGLTVLREMYRQMPSESLLYFADSARLPYGTRSRREILQFVREILDWMSAQDVKMIIMACNTSSALALEVVRKEYDIPILGVILSGAKAAVKQGKRIGVISTSATAKSHAYRQAIQEINPQTEVWEIPCPKFVHLIEQNQLYTDYTRNVAQEYLRPLIARKIDTLIYGCTHYRHLEKTIRSLLPVSVEVIDPAEYIVVAAKKELSLLGLRNEQFPLPTRFCVSGSPEQFANISQQWLGYYPQVTKISMGEISSSMMALNPVE; encoded by the coding sequence ATGAAACATTCTAGTTGGCGCATTGGCTTATTTGATAGCGGAGTGGGGGGATTAACCGTATTGCGAGAGATGTATCGCCAAATGCCCTCGGAATCTTTGCTTTATTTTGCTGATTCGGCTCGTTTACCCTACGGGACGCGATCGCGCCGAGAAATTCTTCAGTTTGTCCGCGAAATTCTAGACTGGATGTCCGCTCAAGACGTAAAAATGATCATTATGGCTTGTAACACAAGTTCGGCTCTAGCTTTAGAGGTAGTCAGAAAAGAATATGATATCCCCATACTTGGGGTTATCCTTTCAGGAGCAAAAGCTGCGGTTAAACAAGGAAAAAGAATAGGCGTAATTTCTACTTCTGCCACTGCCAAAAGCCATGCTTATCGTCAGGCAATACAGGAAATTAATCCCCAAACCGAAGTGTGGGAAATTCCTTGCCCCAAATTTGTCCATCTAATTGAACAAAATCAGCTTTATACAGATTACACTCGCAACGTTGCCCAAGAATATTTGCGACCCCTAATAGCCAGAAAGATCGATACTCTCATCTACGGTTGTACTCACTACAGACATCTAGAAAAAACAATTCGTTCTTTACTACCAGTATCGGTAGAAGTTATCGATCCAGCAGAATATATTGTTGTCGCAGCCAAAAAAGAATTATCTCTGCTGGGATTGCGCAACGAACAATTTCCTTTGCCAACTCGTTTCTGTGTTAGCGGCTCCCCTGAGCAATTTGCTAATATATCTCAGCAATGGCTGGGATATTATCCCCAGGTAACAAAGATTTCTATGGGAGAAATATCTTCGTCAATGATGGCACTTAATCCAGTCGAATAA